In Gemmata obscuriglobus, a single genomic region encodes these proteins:
- a CDS encoding HK97 family phage prohead protease — protein MELKRLSFALTEVKAEDDTRTIEGFGSVFNNLDSYSDIVMPGAFTKSIAKRKPVMLWQHNSDQPIGVWDVMEEQKKGLYVKGRILDTALGGDAYKLVKAGAISGLSIGYSAKKWETDSEKGIRKLTEVELYEISMVTFPANEKAQITRVKSDDGTLIDERAFEEFLRDAGFSRKEAKIIVSEGYRAIPKQRDAGAEEHNTLSTLFNKFKY, from the coding sequence ATGGAACTGAAACGCCTTTCCTTCGCCCTCACCGAGGTGAAGGCCGAAGACGACACGCGCACCATTGAGGGCTTCGGCTCGGTGTTCAACAACCTCGACAGCTACAGCGACATCGTCATGCCCGGCGCGTTCACCAAATCCATCGCCAAGCGCAAGCCCGTGATGCTGTGGCAGCATAACAGCGACCAGCCGATCGGCGTGTGGGATGTGATGGAGGAGCAGAAGAAGGGACTGTACGTCAAGGGCCGCATCCTCGACACCGCCCTCGGCGGCGACGCCTACAAGCTCGTGAAGGCGGGCGCCATTTCCGGTCTGTCGATCGGGTACTCGGCCAAGAAGTGGGAGACGGATTCCGAGAAGGGCATCCGCAAACTGACCGAGGTCGAGCTGTACGAGATCTCCATGGTCACGTTCCCGGCCAACGAGAAGGCCCAGATTACACGTGTCAAATCAGACGACGGCACGCTCATCGACGAGCGCGCCTTCGAGGAATTCCTGCGAGACGCAGGCTTCAGCCGCAAGGAGGCAAAAATCATCGTCTCCGAGGGCTACCGTGCGATCCCGAAGCAGCGAGACGCTGGGGCGGAGGAGCACAACACTCTCAGCACATTGTTCAACAAGTTCAAGTATTAG
- a CDS encoding phage major capsid protein, translating into MEVELQKSVEGALLAFEALKTDFTDIKGKMKNVDGFDQAKFAKMAEDIAKGIDVAQKVEGSVKALDEAKKAQETALAEIKEKNKLLEEKQALIETALSRPISVTTEDAKSKGDDMLAKSTELFNEFARKGAVKGEDYTDYLRRTEKADDEARTLALKTMSVNSDPDGGYLVIPTLGGTITTLVRETSPMRQLASVQTIGSDSLEYMLDNDEAGAGWVGETQPRPETTTPRFSKLVIPVNEIYAQPKATQKLIDDAVVDIEAWLAEKVAQKFARMENTAFMSGDGVMQPRGILTYPNGTSGLTVEQVITGAASAFAYDGLVNLQSALKEEYQGNASWLVNRLGFGNLLLLLKDLNGTPIFNMQYDMRIGLQRSILGAPLYFATDMPTVATNALAAIYGDFKRAYQIVDRTGIRILRDPFTDKPFVKFYTTKRVGGALVNGEAIKIAKIAAS; encoded by the coding sequence ATGGAAGTAGAACTGCAGAAATCCGTGGAGGGCGCACTGCTCGCGTTCGAAGCACTGAAGACCGATTTCACCGACATCAAGGGCAAGATGAAGAACGTCGACGGCTTCGACCAGGCGAAGTTCGCCAAGATGGCCGAGGACATCGCCAAGGGCATCGACGTGGCCCAGAAGGTCGAAGGCTCCGTGAAGGCCCTCGACGAGGCGAAGAAGGCCCAGGAAACCGCCCTCGCGGAGATCAAGGAGAAGAACAAGCTGCTCGAAGAAAAGCAGGCCCTGATCGAAACGGCCCTGTCCCGCCCGATTTCCGTCACCACCGAGGACGCAAAGTCCAAAGGTGACGACATGCTCGCCAAAAGCACCGAGCTGTTCAACGAGTTCGCCCGCAAGGGTGCGGTAAAGGGTGAGGACTACACCGACTACCTGCGCCGCACCGAGAAGGCCGACGACGAGGCCCGCACGCTGGCCCTGAAGACGATGTCCGTCAACAGCGACCCCGACGGCGGCTACCTGGTCATCCCGACCCTCGGCGGCACCATCACCACGCTGGTGCGTGAAACCTCCCCGATGCGCCAGCTCGCCAGCGTGCAGACGATCGGCTCCGACTCGCTCGAGTACATGCTCGACAACGACGAGGCCGGTGCCGGCTGGGTGGGCGAAACACAGCCCCGCCCGGAAACGACCACGCCCCGCTTCAGCAAGCTGGTCATCCCCGTCAACGAGATCTACGCGCAACCGAAGGCGACGCAGAAGCTCATCGACGACGCGGTGGTGGACATTGAGGCGTGGCTGGCCGAGAAGGTGGCCCAGAAGTTCGCCCGCATGGAGAACACGGCCTTCATGTCCGGCGACGGCGTCATGCAGCCCCGCGGCATCCTGACCTACCCGAACGGCACCTCCGGCCTGACGGTCGAGCAGGTCATCACCGGTGCGGCCTCGGCGTTCGCCTACGACGGCCTGGTGAACCTGCAGTCCGCGCTCAAGGAAGAGTACCAGGGCAACGCGTCCTGGCTGGTCAACCGCCTCGGCTTCGGCAACCTGCTGCTGCTGCTCAAGGACCTGAACGGCACCCCGATCTTCAACATGCAGTACGACATGCGGATCGGCCTGCAGCGCTCCATCCTCGGCGCGCCGCTGTACTTCGCCACCGACATGCCGACGGTCGCCACCAACGCCCTGGCGGCGATCTACGGCGACTTCAAGCGGGCCTACCAGATCGTGGACCGCACCGGCATCCGCATCCTCCGCGACCCGTTCACCGACAAGCCGTTCGTGAAGTTCTACACGACCAAACGGGTCGGCGGAGCCTTGGTCAACGGGGAAGCAATCAAAATCGCGAAGATCGCTGCCTCGTAG
- a CDS encoding phage minor head protein: MGSTVDRRLALRAWLHAMSVLERQLLVDQARARNAMIRKAATEYTRVGHPPAHVFVAHRTRVKGVIEDHYRRTIPVFAGMALKQIKSRRIERKATQTLNEWLIARWIERESLRKATMIADTDRDDVIAAIQNGIRDGLGTEEIARNIRKVSQLTAYRAATVARTETHAAATYGSIESVREAERTLDVKMNKEWLATKDDRTRPEHLAADGQQVAMDEKFIVGGEAMDRPGDTGASAGNVVACRCAIIYEEKTE, from the coding sequence ATGGGGTCCACTGTAGACCGCCGCCTCGCCCTCCGCGCGTGGCTCCACGCCATGTCCGTGCTGGAGCGGCAACTGCTGGTCGACCAGGCGCGCGCTCGCAACGCGATGATCCGTAAGGCCGCAACTGAATACACCCGGGTCGGCCACCCGCCGGCTCACGTCTTCGTCGCCCACCGCACCCGCGTGAAGGGCGTCATCGAGGACCACTACCGCCGCACCATCCCGGTGTTCGCCGGCATGGCCCTGAAGCAGATCAAGTCCCGCCGGATCGAGCGGAAGGCCACGCAGACGCTGAACGAGTGGCTCATCGCACGGTGGATCGAACGGGAGTCTCTCCGCAAGGCCACGATGATCGCCGACACCGACCGCGACGACGTGATCGCAGCCATCCAGAACGGAATCAGGGACGGGCTCGGCACCGAGGAAATCGCAAGGAACATCCGCAAGGTGAGTCAACTGACTGCCTACCGCGCCGCCACCGTCGCCCGCACCGAGACCCACGCCGCAGCGACCTACGGCAGCATCGAGTCGGTACGGGAAGCGGAGCGCACGCTCGACGTCAAGATGAACAAGGAGTGGCTCGCCACGAAGGACGACCGCACGCGCCCGGAGCACCTCGCGGCCGACGGCCAGCAGGTCGCGATGGACGAGAAGTTTATCGTCGGCGGGGAAGCGATGGACCGGCCGGGGGATACGGGGGCGAGTGCGGGCAATGTTGTGGCGTGCAGGTGCGCAATTATTTACGAGGAGAAGACTGAATGA
- a CDS encoding IS3 family transposase (programmed frameshift), with amino-acid sequence MAGKRKSHSAAFKAQVALAALKGDKTINELASQHGVHPTLIHGWKKQLLTGAEAVFASGAKGTGPPEDKTTELYEQIGRLKVELDWVKKKSAASAEAKRARIEAEHPELSVRRQCELIGLNRSTVYYEPTPESAENLTLMRLIDEQYTTCPFYGSRRLAAWLGTQGHEVNRKRVQRLLRIMGLEALYPKPKLSVGSGHKVYPYLLRGVAIDRVHQVWSTDITYIPMPTGFMYLAATMDWFSRYVVAWRLSNTLDGSFCQDMLEEALGRGKPEVFNTDQGVQFTAAAWVGRLERAGVAVSMDGRGRCLDNVFVERLWRSVKYEDVYLKGYESVPALESGLRAYFGFYNTERLHQSLDYRTPAQVYGVGATKAPTKQ; translated from the exons ATGGCGGGCAAGCGGAAGAGTCACTCGGCGGCGTTCAAGGCCCAGGTCGCGCTGGCGGCCCTCAAGGGCGACAAGACCATCAACGAACTGGCGAGTCAGCACGGCGTCCACCCGACCCTGATTCATGGGTGGAAGAAGCAGTTGCTCACCGGGGCCGAGGCCGTGTTCGCCTCGGGGGCGAAGGGCACCGGCCCCCCGGAAGACAAGACGACCGAGTTGTACGAGCAGATCGGCCGCCTCAAGGTGGAACTCGACTGGGTGAAAAAAAAATCGGCCGCC TCGGCTGAGGCCAAGCGTGCCCGGATCGAGGCCGAGCACCCGGAGCTGAGCGTCCGGCGCCAGTGCGAGCTGATCGGATTGAACCGCTCGACGGTGTACTACGAGCCGACCCCGGAGAGCGCGGAGAACCTGACGCTGATGCGGTTGATCGACGAGCAGTACACGACGTGCCCGTTCTACGGGAGCCGGCGCCTGGCCGCGTGGCTGGGCACCCAGGGCCACGAGGTGAACCGCAAGCGGGTGCAGCGGCTGTTGCGGATCATGGGGTTGGAGGCCCTGTACCCCAAGCCCAAGCTGTCGGTCGGGTCCGGGCACAAGGTGTACCCGTACCTGTTGCGGGGCGTGGCCATCGACCGGGTCCATCAGGTGTGGAGCACGGACATCACGTACATCCCGATGCCCACCGGGTTCATGTACCTGGCCGCAACGATGGACTGGTTCAGCCGGTACGTGGTGGCCTGGCGACTGTCCAACACGTTGGACGGGTCATTCTGCCAGGACATGCTGGAGGAGGCCTTGGGCCGGGGCAAGCCGGAGGTGTTCAACACGGACCAGGGAGTCCAGTTCACGGCCGCCGCGTGGGTCGGGCGATTGGAGCGGGCCGGGGTCGCGGTGAGCATGGACGGGCGGGGCCGGTGCCTGGACAACGTGTTCGTGGAGCGCCTGTGGCGGAGCGTCAAGTACGAGGACGTGTACCTCAAGGGTTACGAGTCGGTGCCGGCCCTGGAGAGTGGGCTCCGGGCGTACTTCGGGTTCTACAACACCGAGCGGTTACACCAGTCCCTGGACTACCGCACCCCGGCTCAGGTGTATGGCGTCGGAGCCACGAAGGCCCCGACGAAACAGTAG
- a CDS encoding transposase, whose product MAGKRKSHSAAFKAQVALAALKGDKTINELASQHGVHPTLIHGWKKQLLTGAEAVFASGAKGTGPPEDKTTELYEL is encoded by the coding sequence ATGGCGGGCAAGCGGAAGAGTCACTCGGCGGCGTTCAAGGCCCAGGTCGCGCTGGCGGCCCTCAAGGGCGACAAGACCATCAACGAACTGGCGAGTCAGCACGGCGTCCACCCGACCCTGATTCATGGGTGGAAGAAGCAGTTGCTCACCGGGGCCGAGGCCGTGTTCGCCTCGGGGGCGAAGGGCACCGGCCCCCCGGAAGACAAGACGACCGAGTTGTACGAGCTATAG
- a CDS encoding reverse transcriptase domain-containing protein, which yields MTVEDSLRWIAEHKQELLSSLLDGSYRPSPVRGVLIPKPGGGERQLGIPTVVDRLVQQAILQVLTRLLDPTFSESSYGFRPGKSAHQALLKAKEYVADGRAIVVDVDLEKFFDRVNHDILMARLARRVSDTRLLRIVRRFLEAGLMQDGVCVARHEGTPQGGIVDPENWTAG from the coding sequence ATGACCGTCGAGGACTCGCTCCGCTGGATCGCCGAGCACAAGCAGGAACTGCTGTCGAGTCTGCTCGACGGGTCGTATCGTCCGAGTCCGGTGCGTGGGGTTTTGATCCCGAAGCCGGGCGGAGGCGAGCGGCAGTTAGGGATTCCGACGGTGGTGGATCGTCTGGTTCAGCAGGCGATTCTGCAAGTGCTGACGCGTTTGTTGGACCCGACCTTTTCGGAATCCAGCTACGGCTTCCGTCCCGGCAAGAGCGCTCACCAGGCGCTGTTGAAGGCGAAGGAGTACGTGGCGGATGGTCGAGCGATTGTGGTGGACGTGGACCTGGAGAAGTTTTTCGACCGGGTGAACCACGACATCCTGATGGCCCGGCTGGCGCGTCGTGTGTCGGACACGCGCTTGTTGCGGATCGTGCGTCGCTTCCTGGAAGCGGGGCTGATGCAAGACGGTGTGTGTGTCGCACGTCACGAGGGGACGCCGCAAGGGGGTATAGTGGACCCCGAAAACTGGACCGCCGGTTAA